accctcggctcaaaaaagcaacaggagacgatatattagtaccataaaaatgcataataaaataacagcaatataggagatatgaaatacagaatacgaaatacgaaatagatggctggtatagtaaaaactagcaggtaaagccctgcatcaatagacgagcaatgacattcttagtctaactcctaactggctagtctcactctatatacatatataaattagATACATTCTGAACTCATCATATTATAAATTCTAGATTCGTCTCTGTCTCTGATCAAAACTAACAAACGAAAATGCTTCGCTTTCTTCTCCTTATTCTTCTCTTCATTCTCCATTTCTCTCACTTTACCAAAGGGAGACAACCATTCACTTCATCATCTTCATCCTCCACAAATCTTGTAAGTACATCTTGTGTCCATGCAAGTTACCCTAATATTTGCGTTAGAACCCTCTCATCTTATAACTATATCATTAACACCCCCAAAGATTTAGCAAAAGCAGCTGTTAATGTCACTCTTTCAAGAGCCAAAAAAGCTTCCAATTTCCTCATCAAATTGAAAGTACAAAGCAAGAGAGAAAAAGGGGCACTTATTGATTGTATAGAACAAATAGGTGACTCAATGTATGAGCTAAGAAAGGCTATTTCTGAGCTCAAACATTTGCATAAAGGGAATGGTTTTAAGTTACAAATGAGTAATTTGGAGACTTGGGTTAGTGCTGCTTTGACAAATGAACATACTTGTTTAGATGGTTTCAAAGAAATTAATGGAAAAATTAGGTATGATGTGAAGAGAAAAATTACTAATGTTGCTAAGGTTACTAGTAATGCTCTCTATCTCATCAATCAACTTGATGGCGGACGCGGATCTAAAATTTAAAATTGAGAGACTCAATTTTAAGGTTTTTGCGTTGAATCtgttttaattttgttaaaattttaataattttcacatatgtatatttttatgtatagaGTGGAAAATATTAGTTTCGGTTAGACCTGCCGAATCTTTGATCCATCAAATGAATCTTGCTTGTattacttaattattatttttatattcttaTGATACACATTTATAAGCTGCTGCAAATTATACCCTATTTTTGCATGTTGATTGCTAGATTTCTGTTACTGCTACGTCATACGTTGTTTCTAACTCTGACTGTGTTGCTTTATTCGACAAATTTCTAGCTTAATGTTTGATCTAAAATTATGTTTTACCCATTGTCATTACTGGTCCTTAAATTTCCCGTGggataaagaaaaaggaaaagactgCATTTGTCGGTGTAaataaatatgtttttttttgttttttaaagaaaaagtaaTAATACTGTAAGGCTATGTTactattaaattttaatttttttctcaaaattttagtGATTTCTCACGTCCATACTGTAAGTGTAAGGCTACGTATGAGCTTGTTAAAATTTGTAGAGAAATTTTAGGTGTAGTCACGAATAGGGAGGGAATAGCCTATTAATCATTGGTTGACTTTCCCATTCAGTAACAGAACTCTCGACTGAGTTGTTTAGGTTCTGGAATTCGGATTCACTTGAATAGGAAGTTGAATCGTGAGCAGGCTATTGGATTTCTTCCTCGCTACCCACCTTCTGTCTTCCCTACTTTCTTTCTGGATTTGCCACATTTGTTGTATTGAACCAAATCCTCAGTAGCCATACCAAACACAAAGTAATGCTAACAGAGGAGTTACGGGGCGTACGTCTGTAGGTGGCTTTTTAAGTCCGCAGTCAAAATCTAGGGCTCAAGGCAGCTTGAGGGCTCTGCCTTTTTACACTAAGATTAccctttttggtttttttttcccTTAATGCATTCAGTATTGAAATCTCTTAGCTAGAGTAATCAGTGACAAATTTGCGCGATGTAGGATCCATTAAATAGAAGTGCACTTCACACCAGGAGTTTCTCAATTGAACCGAAACTTATGATCAAAATGTGAAGAAATATCATTCACCCCACCCACATTCTTGAGTGGAACGTCTAAGACAAGAGTATTTAATATAATCCAGGAGCAATTAGTTGAGCCTTGAAGCAACGGAAAAGTTGTCTCCGCATGACATATAGGTCATAAGTTCGAACCGTGAAAGCAGTCATTAGTGTGCATTAGGATAAGGTGTCCACATCACAACCCTTGAGGTGCGGCCCTTCCCTGACCATGCGTGAAAGcgagatgctttgtgcaccggaaTGCCCTTTTCCAAGAACAATTAGTTCAATTTTCTACTGCTAGTTTATGCATCCATATTGAGCTACACATATATGATGATACAGAAAGTTTTGGTTGTAAGAGAGCCTAGTGAAACCAACTAGTGTAATTTAAGGTTCTACATTTACCCCTTGACAAATGGAGAAAAGGACTAAGAAGTGCAGGAAAACACTAAACAAGCCAAAGTTTAAAGTTTAAGAGAATAATATTGTATTCCCCCAACAATTTCAAGATAACCAAGTAACCAATATGCAATTATTCAAAGGTCCTATTGTAATGCCTTTTACATACAACCATTTTCTGATATCTAAGAAAATATGAGATCAGTTTAATGATCGAAAACAAGAATGTCACAGTAGCCATGGTAAAAGTAAAAGGAAATACTTTGCGATTTCCCCTTCATGTGCTTGCTCCAATGCTTATCTACAAGAAACAATATTTCCAGTAAAATGAGgccttcttggaatttcagcaccATTGTCACTGGGAATTAAGGACTAATTGATTTTcctgacaaaaaaaaaaaaaaaggatatcgTTATTGACAATATAGACATCAAGATATCTGTTTTCacatagaaaagaaagaaaacaaaggaaagatatttggaaggaaaaagaaaagaaaaaagggggtgTTGGAGGGATATTTTTCCCTTGGAAGTTAAAATCGTGAAGAagtaaatttttaacttttttccaTAAGCAAGAAACAAGTTTTTAACTTGGCTGCTATAACCCTATACCAGATTTCAAAATCATCTGTGATATGGTTCATTCTCTAAGAGTAACAATCTCCTTGCCGTAGGTTTTAAAATCTAAGGAttcaccaaaataaaaatcatcTCAACTATTCCTAGACTAAATCCTTATTCTTACACTTTCAAGAAAAGGAAACCGTGTAatcaaacaatacaagaaatGGCCTGCTTTTTAATGGTTAATTCTTGTTTGCCAAATAAGAAGTTATGGATCAGATACTTCCTGAAGATACTGTTCTTAGTTTCTCACTGAACATGAGCCTTTGCTACGTTGCTAGGGAATCAACAGTTCTTTTAATCCCTCGGTAGATTCTTAATTTCTTCAGCAACAAAATTGAATCTGAAGGGAGTAAAATTCCATTTTTGTTTTCAGAGGAAACAAAACTGAGCTGTTTTTTTATTAAACTAGTCTCTTTTTGATTCTTTAGCTACATCTTTAGGGTGAGTTCAACCTTCAAATGCcctctttcttctttatttttcccaTCTTCCTCAATACACAACACTTATAatctatgttgcgcggactctctaatattgccgcacccgtgtcggatcctccaaaaatgcactacatttggaggatccgacacgcacctGGCGACATTTCCCGAGAGTCCGAATAACATAGCTTATAATTATGCTCCACTAAGAACTACTAACTGTCCTTGTTTATAAAATCAGGTCAATATCAACAAGCATACACGCCTGCATACCTTTGGGTGTACCAATGTTGTCACTGATATCTACTTGTAAGGGGCAAATAAGATCGACGAATTATGGCCGCCAAATCCAAATGAATTAGATAGTGCCACCTTAATATCCAATCTTTCTTTTTTGGCACCCACGAGTAAATTTGTATCCTGTTTCAGGCATATAGATATCATTAAAGGCCAAATTGTCGATCTAAAACTAATTATTGAAAGAATTGAACCAAGAGAGATGACATATGAGATGCTTCCATTCATGTTTAATAAAAAATGTTTTTGTAATATGACAGAAAATTTGAGATAAAAGATTAATGCAAGTGATGTGAACTTAGTAGTTTGATTGAATATTTCATAAAAGACTCCATGTTTAGCCAAATTTTGTTTTCAAGAAATAGAATTAGGATAGCTCCAAATCTGCCTTAATCTAGCAACTGAGATTACGGTAACCACCTAACTGATAAAGTATAGAACTAAGATGATAAATCAAGCTCAAATGAACAAAAACAATTGACAGTGCAATGAAAAAAGAGCCATACCACACCCTCTTCTgggttttcaagatttatatTTGGATGAACCCATCCACTTCGTATTGCCTACAAAATCATTTTAACTCTCGGTCAGAGTCAAGCGATGAAATTTTAAAGAGGTCAGCACCGGAGAGACATGTTTAAAGAGGTGTTGAGAAAGACACAGTGACCAACAATCATATGGATAAGCTGTCCAACATCTAGGTTCAATCTGACAACATTATCGTTTTCTTCAAAAGTCAATCTGATAACATTTATCACAGGCAACTGCTAATAAAAACATAAATTCACGTATAGTTGCAGTAAATTTCCACAGAACAGACTAATGAGATCCCACCACGAAAGTTGGATCAAGCAATCAAGAGTGTCAACTTCAATAGGGATCGTTACACAAAAAAACGGGTCACTGTTTTAACTTCTCTAGCTGGTATACACAGATTATCCACTGATTATACATgtttatacacatattatacatggattatacatatattattcaTCCGCtgtctatttttagtttaaacagTTGAATGGACGGCTACTTAGGTTAATTCTTTAATTCAATAACACTCCTCAGCACCTGTAAACTGCAAAGAATTATGAAAGTTGCAGAGAAATAATCGTTGAGTTATCTCAAAAATGGCTATTCAATCCATATTTTTGACAACATGTAAGTTATTTAGATGATGTATTAAACAAGAAACTAGAAGCAACTGCAATCAAGAAGCAGCGCTACTTCAAGGAATGTGAAATAAAATTACCTGAACAGTTGCTACTGCCTCGACAGCACCAGCAGCGCCTAGCAGGTGACCGATCATAGACTTCGTAGAGTTCACTCGTAACTGCAAAACATAGTAAAGCAACTGATTAAAAAGCTGAAAGAAAAAACTGAAGAAACAGGCATAAACGACAGTAGCTGAGGAAAAAATCTGACCTCTGGGTTCTGACCAAAACAATGTACAAGAGCTTGGTACTCTCTGAGATCCCCTGCCGGTGTAGAAGTGGCATGTGCATTAATATAGTTCACATCTTCCTTGGATACACCAGACTGAGCTAAGGCCTTCTCTATGCATAAGATAACGCCGGTTCCTGCTTGTTTGTGGAAAATGAAGAGTTTGAGTTAATTTATTTCCTATTATAGTTCAATCTACATTACACAACATAAGAGAGCATGCATTTCTTATCAAGTTAACCTCTCTTTGCTTCAAACTGAGCAACAATTTTTTGAAATTGAGATTGGCATAACTCTTAGACCTTGGAGAAACACGACTGGGAATAGCACTACTTTTAGTGCAACTCGAACCAAAAAGAGATAAGAGAAACAGAAATTTGGAAACGATATTAAGCTCAAGAAGAATCAGGGATAGCAATTTACTGTTCTAGCGTATCCATTATTAATTATAAGTTGTGAGAAAAGCAATTCAAGCATGATAAACAAGAATGGCTAAACAGAGAAGGGTTTCGGGACTTTATGCCATTGATGCACCCCGTGATGTTGAAAGGCAAATCTTATAAATGCGAAAGTAACGCTTACATAATTATCTGGATAGGGGAATTTGagattttaagagagaaaattACCTTCAGGATGAGGCTCTGTCATGTGATAAGCATCACAAGTAAAGCTTCCACCAAGAAATTCAGCATAGATAGTTGCACCTCTTCTCTGCTCATTCAGACAATGAAATTAAAAGGGCATATCTTACATAATTATCTGGCTAGGGatcttctttcttatttttctcttttatttaagAATCGTGAGGAGGGTGAGGAAGAAAAGTGATCTAATATACTTAATTAATCACCTTGGCATGCTCAAGTTCTTCCAAAAGCAGGACTCCAGCTCCTTCACCCATGACAAATCCATCACGATTCTGCCCAAGATCAAAATGAAAATATGCAGTCATTTTATTTAACCCACAATTGGACTAAATCAAGTACTCCAGAATTAGCATTTCTATTCCAGACAAAATTGCGCATTTCCAACTAGACAGTAGCACGAGAACAAGACGAAAAGAATTACAGGACATTACACTATCCCAAGGCCGAGAAGCTCGAGTAGGGTCACTATTTCTCTGGGAAAGCGCTCTGCATGCAACAAATCCTCCCAATCCTGCAAAAAAGTTAAAATCACTTGGAAACTAATAACTCAACTTGCTAAACTAATACAGAAAAGACACAGGATACACACCAATCGGTATAATTACTGCATCTGATCCACCACAGAGCATCACATCCTGCAAGTTTTCAGTACGCAAAAGTTGAACATAAGCTATTACAGCATGTTATTGGTTGGTGGTCCTCCCTTATACATAAGAAAGCTTTCTAAACAACACAAGATGATAATGACAGCTATGCTGTTGAGAACTCTTCGATGACTTAAGGAAAGAAACTTACAGCTTCACCTCTAATGATATGGTTAGCAGCATTCAATATGCAGAAGTTGCTCGTCGCACATGCTGTTGAAATTGAATAATTTGGACCCATCCATCCCTGCAGTTTAATttacaaataaacacataataagGACTTCTTTTGACAATAAAACATATGTAGCGCGAAAAATTATAATATATTGGCTAACCAAGTCCATGGCAAGCATCGCAGAGCCCATGTTTGTAGTGGCAAATGGTACACAAAAAGGATTCATCTTCTTATAAGAAATCCTTAAGGATTCTATTGCATCATTGAAGACCTGCAATTCAAGCAACAGTCAAGAAAATAGACTTAAAAAAATTAACTTAGTCAACCAATCAGAATCATtattatttaagaaaatgaagaggATCACCTTCATCCCACCCATAGCAGAGCCAATCAAAACTCCACATTTTGTTTTATCCAATTCTTCCATTACGTCTTCAGTAATTCCGCCATCTGATAACGCCTTCTTACCAGCTGTTAACATGTAAAGCAtgaacttgtccattcttttcgAAAGTTTAGGCGCAACCCAGCCAGCAGTCGAGAAAGACTTGATTTCTCCAGCAATTCTCTGCAATTGCACCTTTTTATTAACATCCAAAATACTAGAGTCAGAGAAAAAACAACCCAAGAAGAAGACATACTGTTGGAAAAGGCGAACAATCAAAAGCTTCTATCTCGCTTATGCCACTGACACCTTGGAGCAGGTTTTCATAGAACAAATCGGGGTCATGACCAATCGGCGTGACCACCCCCATCCCGGTCACAACCACTCGCCTTTCCTTGGTTGGCGATTTCTTCTTTGATGTGACTTCCATAACTGGTTGTACAGCAACAGCCCTTATGCCACCTAGTACAAGAATGGGCACAAAACATCAAAATTTATGTAGGGTAGTAGATAAATCTAACGGAATTTTCATTAGAAATATGACATTGAAATTACATCTTGAGACTAGATTATAAACAGCTAtgtatttcaaaagaaaaaaaaaatcaaacatgcAAAGGTTGATTCCTTCTTAGGTATGAGAATACACACTAGTAGTAGGCTGAAGAAACAGCCAACAAAACAGAGAGATGTTCACTTActgagaaaaaaagagaagttcGCACAGACTAAACTACAATCAAATTGCACAATAACTTGCAATTGTGTCCACAAAATAACAAAGtactccctccattccaattTATAAATACCAATCTCTCCATATCGGGACACTCCAAAATATTAAACAACATCTCATTTCTGTAAAAAGAAATTGCCAATATCAAGATTCAAGTTCattaaactattcaaattttgaacTTTGATGTGATTTTCTCTCTATCAAACTAACTTTCAAACCATTACACATCaacatttttcttttaatatcAGTAATATAATATGTAAATCAAATCAACTTCCTAAACTTCGTATCCAATCAAATATCGCCATATCAAATGAGACAAAATTAGTAGATGACAACTGACAAGGGCGAGGTAAAAATTTCTCATACCCAACCTCACCAAATTGGAACTAAATGCCATAAGCCACTGCAAAAATTTGCTTTTTCAAGTGGCAAAAGAGGAAAATAAGATTTGCTTTTTCAAGTTGCAAAAAGGGGAACAAGTAAACATCATGAGGTCTCAGTTTCAAATCGCACGGAGGAAAAAAAAACTTAGGTTAATTCTTCCCATCTGCCTAAGCTTTGGTGGCAGGTACTCAATAACTGTGCTCACGGGATTGGAAGGTATGCTAGGGGAGATAGCAATTCCCGGTGAAATAGTGGAGGTGCAGGCAAGCTGGCTCAGACACCACCgtcatttaaaaagaaaaagagagaaaatacacAGAGACAGCAGTAGCACCTGTATAACCTATGAATTCATTAACTCTACACAGAATCTTCAGTATAAGAATATGCCATGCACCACTAGAATAGATACTCAAACATGTATATGAGCTCCAATTTTGTTAAAACCCAATTCAATCAAACTGAATGAAAAATGAATCAGGAATCTGACAAAATATACATCCATGAaccttaaacaaaaaaaattaaagactACAAACCAGGATTACCTGAAGTGGGATTGCGCCTGTGTTTACTCCTCCAACATCCAAAGAGTGAAGAATACTCATTTTTCACTAAACAAGAATTGGAAAATGAAAAGCCATTGCAAGTCTTATTCCTATTAAAAAAATTCTTCTCTTGCTCATTTTCACAAGCAGCTGACATGCATGCAGCTATTGACCATGACGATACAGTCGATGCAGACATTCTTGGGTCCAATTtccaatcaaaaatcaaatctttttCTTATAATACCATCAAAgaatcaaatctttttcaaatggGTATCTCTAGAATGAAGTAAAAAGTGGTGCAGAGAGTGAGATTAAAGAAATAAGTGGCATTTTATTTGTGGGGTTTGCTTAAATCTGAGAGAAActttaaaagaaaacaaagtgTGTTGTTTTCTTGGATCTCTGTGCCACATCAAAACTCAACAGACGCCAagtttcaatttttatttattgtttttttattttaatttttttctcccACATAAAAAGACAAAAGAGGGAGACTCATAAAAGCTAaataatttaacaaaaataaaaaattgtttgATTAATGGACACTAGGCTAATGCCCTGTCATAAATTGTAAAACAAGAATTTTTTACTAATAGCAAAAGTATACTAGCCTAGAAAAAGTTTAGGATGGTGGTGAACAATGTGAAAAAGGTGAAATATagaatctttaaaaaaaaattgctgACTGACTTTTGGATTGTCAGTAGTAACTAATATTTACTCTAACCTAGTAATTTGGGCAGGTGCTAAAAATCTAGCACTAGTTATTGATAGAGGTATtaagggtcgtttggtaggatatATAAGAATAGTAATGAATAGGGTGAAAATGACActattgtttaaaatatattcacagtTTGTAATGTATTTAAAGAATAGTCAAAGATCAAACTTCAGGATATCGTGTCCTAAAGTTCGAAAATTGTGTCCAAAAGTTCGAATCTTATGTCCTGAAATTTAGATGACCAGTTCAAAAATTCAAGACAATTAatcctgaatttcaaattagcagctcaa
Above is a window of Nicotiana tabacum cultivar K326 chromosome 8, ASM71507v2, whole genome shotgun sequence DNA encoding:
- the LOC142162912 gene encoding pectinesterase inhibitor 3-like, which gives rise to MLRFLLLILLFILHFSHFTKGRQPFTSSSSSSTNLVSTSCVHASYPNICVRTLSSYNYIINTPKDLAKAAVNVTLSRAKKASNFLIKLKVQSKREKGALIDCIEQIGDSMYELRKAISELKHLHKGNGFKLQMSNLETWVSAALTNEHTCLDGFKEINGKIRYDVKRKITNVAKVTSNALYLINQLDGGRGSKI
- the LOC107785228 gene encoding 3-oxoacyl-[acyl-carrier-protein] synthase II, chloroplastic, whose product is MSASTVSSWSIAACMSAACENEQEKNFFNRNKTCNGFSFSNSCLVKNEYSSLFGCWRSKHRRNPTSGGIRAVAVQPVMEVTSKKKSPTKERRVVVTGMGVVTPIGHDPDLFYENLLQGVSGISEIEAFDCSPFPTRIAGEIKSFSTAGWVAPKLSKRMDKFMLYMLTAGKKALSDGGITEDVMEELDKTKCGVLIGSAMGGMKVFNDAIESLRISYKKMNPFCVPFATTNMGSAMLAMDLGWMGPNYSISTACATSNFCILNAANHIIRGEADVMLCGGSDAVIIPIGLGGFVACRALSQRNSDPTRASRPWDSNRDGFVMGEGAGVLLLEELEHAKRRGATIYAEFLGGSFTCDAYHMTEPHPEGTGVILCIEKALAQSGVSKEDVNYINAHATSTPAGDLREYQALVHCFGQNPELRVNSTKSMIGHLLGAAGAVEAVATVQAIRSGWVHPNINLENPEEGVDTNLLVGAKKERLDIKVALSNSFGFGGHNSSILFAPYK